The sequence GCGATGCTCGCGACGCGGCCGACGGCACACGCCCCCGCTCCGAGGACTTCCGGCCGCCGGCATGCGACACGCCGTAGCGCTTTCTACGGAAATCTACGTCGGCCGCTATATCCCGTCATAAAGTCCGAGAGCGTGGACCCCGTGCGCAATCCCTACGCCCCCGGTGCGGGGCAGCGTCCCCCAGAGCTCGCCGGGCGCGACCGTGAGCTTCAGCAGTTCGAAATCGTCCTGGAGAGGGTGGCACGTGGCCGCCCGGAGCGCAGCATGGTCGTCACCGGCCTGCGCGGCGTCGGCAAGACCGTCCTCCTCAACACCTTCAAGTCGATGGCCATGCAGCGGCTGTGGGGGACGGGCAAGATCGAGGCCCGGCCCGACCAGTCGATCCGGCGTCCGGTGGCCGCCGCCCTGCACCTGGCGATCCGTGAGCTGGCGCCGAGGCACCGGGCGCCCGAGCGCATCGAGGAGTTCCTCGGCGTGCTCAAGGCGTTCGCGATGCGCGACCCGGCCGCGGCCAAGGGCACCTCGCACTGGTCGCCCGGGATCGACGTGCCCGCCTCCCGGGGCCGGGCCGACTCCGGCGACCTGGAGATCGACCTCACCGAGCTGTTCGTCGACGCGGCCGGGGTGGCCACCGACCTCGGCGTCGGCATCGCCCTTTTCATCGACGAGATGCAGGACGTGCAGACCCCCGACGTCTCGGCGCTCTGCGCGGCCTGCCACGAGCTCTCGCAGAGCGGCGGCCCGCTGATCGTGGTCGGTGCCGGCCTGCCCCATCTGCCCAGTGTCCTGTCGGCCAGCAAGAGCTACTCCGAGCGGCTTTTCCGCTACGCCAGGATCGACCGGCTCGACCGCGAGGCGGCAGACCTGGCCCTCATCGCCCCGGCCGAGAGCGAGGGGGTGGCGTTCACCCAGGAGGCCCTCGACGCGCTCTACGAGGCCGCCGACGGCTACCCCTACTTCGTCCAGGCCTACGGGAAGGTCGCCTGGGACCTGGCGCTGCGCAGCCCGATCACCGTCGACGACATCCGGGTCTCCGCGCCGGAGGCCGAGGAGGAGCTCGCGGTCGGGTTCTTCGGCAGCCGTTACGAGCGCGCCACCCCCGCCGAGCGCGACTACATGCACGCGATGGCCACCATCGGCGACGAGCCGGTGGCGACCGCCGAGGTGGCCGAGGGGCTCGGCCGCAAACCGTCCAGCCTCTCCCCGGCCCGCGACAGTCTCATCAAGAAGGGCCTGATCTACAGCGCCGAGCGCGGGCTGATCGCGTTCACCGTCCCACACTTCGGAAAGTTTCTGCGTTCCCAGCCCGTCTGAACACATGTTCGATATAGTGTGTGAGAGTCTCCTAGACCTCTATATGGCTCTCTAGTGGGGAAGCTAGAGAGCCATATAGAGCCGAATCCTGCGTGCTAGAAAAATCTACGGGTCTCTAGCGTCATGCCGATACAGGGATAGATTCCTGCAGAGGCCCGATCTCGATCGGCCGTCCGGCGGCGTCGACCATCGCCACCCGCACCGCCGGATGCCGGCCGCTCAGGTAGATCGCGAAGACCACGTCCGCCGGGGCGCCCGCGTGACTGTGCCCCGGATAGACGAAGAACCGCCAGCAGAGCTCCCGCCAGCTGTCGACCGGGTCCGTGCTCGACAGAAGCCTCTCGTGCGACCGCCAGGCGGCGCTCGAACGCAGGCGGCTGAGCGCGGTCGCCGGGTCCAGCGGGCGCTGCTCGCAGGGAGCGCGGTGCCGGAGCCGGGCGGCGGCCTCCTCGATCTCCGGAGAGAGCGCGGCGAGCAGCAGCAGCCCGCCGGCCACGGCCGGTAGCTGGGACCAGGTGAGACCGGCCACCATCGTCCAGCCGGGGACCGGCGGAGCCCAGACCGTTCCCACGGACATGGCGGTCAGCACCATGGTGCGACCCAGCGAGCGCAGCCCCACCGGGATGGCGCTGACCTCGCCGAAGCAGCCGCAGCCCACATCCGGCCGGCGGCGGCGCAGCTCCCACAGGACGTAGGTCGACACCGCGAAGAACGTGGCCGCTCCCCACCGGAACAGGGAGTGGCCGGTCGCCATCAGGCCGACCAGCAGGATCACCTCTCCGGCCGCACAGCCGAGCAGGGCGGGCACGCGCCAGTGGTCGACCACCAGCGCCGCCGGTCCGAGCCTGCTCAGCGCGTTCGGTTCGGACTCGTTCATGGCCGTCCGCACCTTGGCGAGCGCGCCCGCGGCCAGCAGCGCGCCCAGCGCCGGCAACTGCGCGGCGGCGATCGTCGTCAGCATCCCTGTCACCCCAATCCGACCCGGGCGTTGAAACACCCCTTGGTCAGGTCCCCGCCGAGCTCCACGAAGGCGGTCGCCGACAGCTCCACGATCCGGCCCCGTGGCGAGGTGCCGCACTCCAGGCACCGGTCGCAGAACCGGCCGGCCAGGCAGCCGCACGCCACGATGGGCAGGACCGAGGTGCGCCCGGCGCACACGTTGCGCACGTTGAGCACCGAGCCCAGCGCGAGATAGGGCAGGCCCGTGCACGACACCCCGGCGTCCTCGCAGTCGGTGTCGGAGCGCTCCAACATGGGGTAGGCCGCTCCCTGCTCGTCGTGGTCGAAGGCGTCCGACCAGGTGGCGGTGCCCGAGATCCGTGACTGCGCGCCGCTGTAGCCGGGGGGCGGTTCGGGGACGGCCGTCCACCGGTAGGGCGGTTGCGAGGTCGCCGGCAGCCGGGCCTGGGCCACGCCGTTCTCGCGGACCCCGATGGCGTCGAACAGGTAGCCGGGCTCGAACTGCGGGTGCCGGACCCTCAACCGGCCCGAGGCGCGGTAGGGGATGACGACCGTACGCCGCCCCCGGTGCGGTCCGCAGTACAGCTCCATGGTGCGGTCCCCGGCGCCGGAGCCGACGGACTGGATCACTCCGGTGATCCGGGTGATGTCCGCCCAGATCCGGTCCACCACCCGGCCCGACCGCAGTGCCCGGATGATCACCTGGGCGCCCAGCGGCAGGTCCGCCGGGGCGACGGCCTCGCCGCGCCATGCTGTCGCCCACGGCGCGATGACGAGCCGTTCCTCGCGGCCATCGGGGGTGTCGATGACTATCAGGTGCGGGCTGACGTCGAGGATCTCGCCGGTGACCGACTGGAGGAGCTCGCCGTCGCTGGAGACCGCCCCCGGCTCGTCGAGGGTCCGGCCAAGCGCGGCCGCCGCCAGAACGCGGCGGCGGTCAACGCTGCGGTACGGCATCGCCACTCCCCATATTTCGGTGAGGTTTCCCCGTTAGCGTCACACGCTTGCCGGGGTCTCGCTGTTCGCTTGCGGCAATAACTCCGGCAGGTGTCCGACCCTGTAGCAAAATTCCCACCCCTGATACAACGCGTTGCCTCCCACTTCAGGACAGACCCGTACTCAGTACCCCGCCCATCTGTGATCACGAGGCTGCGCCGGTTTTTGCCGTTGAGGGGACGAAATATAGGTTCCGGTTCAGCCGAATTATGGGCTCCGGCTGCGATTCTGGCCACGAG comes from Streptosporangium roseum DSM 43021 and encodes:
- a CDS encoding ATP-binding protein, whose product is MDPVRNPYAPGAGQRPPELAGRDRELQQFEIVLERVARGRPERSMVVTGLRGVGKTVLLNTFKSMAMQRLWGTGKIEARPDQSIRRPVAAALHLAIRELAPRHRAPERIEEFLGVLKAFAMRDPAAAKGTSHWSPGIDVPASRGRADSGDLEIDLTELFVDAAGVATDLGVGIALFIDEMQDVQTPDVSALCAACHELSQSGGPLIVVGAGLPHLPSVLSASKSYSERLFRYARIDRLDREAADLALIAPAESEGVAFTQEALDALYEAADGYPYFVQAYGKVAWDLALRSPITVDDIRVSAPEAEEELAVGFFGSRYERATPAERDYMHAMATIGDEPVATAEVAEGLGRKPSSLSPARDSLIKKGLIYSAERGLIAFTVPHFGKFLRSQPV
- a CDS encoding MauE/DoxX family redox-associated membrane protein; amino-acid sequence: MLTTIAAAQLPALGALLAAGALAKVRTAMNESEPNALSRLGPAALVVDHWRVPALLGCAAGEVILLVGLMATGHSLFRWGAATFFAVSTYVLWELRRRRPDVGCGCFGEVSAIPVGLRSLGRTMVLTAMSVGTVWAPPVPGWTMVAGLTWSQLPAVAGGLLLLAALSPEIEEAAARLRHRAPCEQRPLDPATALSRLRSSAAWRSHERLLSSTDPVDSWRELCWRFFVYPGHSHAGAPADVVFAIYLSGRHPAVRVAMVDAAGRPIEIGPLQESIPVSA